The DNA window CGTCTTTCCGCATTCGTCACACTCGTAGCGCTTGTCGTCGTGGTGGACTCGAAGATGAAGCCTATCAGAATAAAGTTGGGGGTTCAAGTTTTTAACAAATGTTAATATGCAATTAAAACAGGCCAAGCGTTTGATTTATTTTGTATTAAATGATGACAAAATTATGATACAATTATTTTCTCTGGAGAAGACAAAAACTACCCAATAGAAACCTCATGAACATGGGAATCCACCCATAGGGTGATAGCCAATAAGAACTAGGTACGTCATGAAATGCCCAAGCATATTGACCTATAAGAGCTGCCGTGGCGGAAACTCTGTCCACAGATACTGCAGAGGTGAGGTTTCTCTCCGCTGTGAATCCGCAAATGTTCTCTCAACGTTGTCCTACGGACATAAAAAAGAACCACATTACAATCAATGGAGTTAGattcggggcggcagcgtagcctagtggttagagcgttggactagtaaccggaaggttgcgagttcaaacccccgagctgacaaggtacaaatctgtcgttctgcccctgaacaggcagttaacccactgttcccaggccgtcattgaaaataagaatatgttcttaactgacttgcctggttaaataaaggtaaaatgaaatGAAAAGATTGATAGTAGACCAGTCACTAAAGTTGAGACTGTTACCATGTGAGCAGTGATAGACACAATACCACTAaggttctgcttttcttttcttagtcaaccttgtgttctgtttctttgtgttcttgaacgtagccctgtttctttgtgttctggaaagtagccctgtctttcatttttgttcattaaTTTCACCTGTGTTCGtgtctcacctggtctcatcagctcccaatttagttcagttctttatGTTTGTGtagttgtgaggtattgtttgtttttgactgcctgcctgtgtttgacctttgcctgcctgtgtttgacctttgcctgcctgtgaccacggTTCCTGCCTTCTGCGATGTCTCAATAAACATTTGCCGCGCTCTGCACGTGAAtatacacctttttctccctgggTATTCATTACAACCACCACCAAAAATAATTGTTAAAAAGAAATTGGTTAAAAGTTTTGTTAAAAGTTATAACATTAGTAGTTGTTGTGTAAAACAACATAGAAATTCAATGTAATCACACTTACATGTGCAGTATTTTAAGCACTGCTGTTTATtttagtattttttatttatttatcattttcccacaacacaaaaaaaataacatCAACCTGTTTATTGTAGCTGTGACAATCCTACCTCTCCCTCACTGACTTCCCACAGATTAAGCAGGTCCATTTTCTCTTGCCCCCATGTGTACATTCAATGTGCCTCTTCCTGTTACCCGTGTCGTTGAACTGGCGGCCACAGATGTCACATGGGAACGGACCTGTGGACAGAGTCAAAGGTCAATTCAATATCCCTGTGTCACAGCCTTACTTTGCAATCCAACATCAACATCTGATCATTGATTAACGTTAAGCTTCTACAAACTTGATAGCATTCTCTTCAGTGATTATACAACCTTTTCCTTGACTCCCAATGTTTTTGAGGACAATAAACCCGAACGTGGTATTTCTATTTATTTTGGATCccaatagttcctgccaaggcagcagctactcttctcgGGGtgcagcaacattaaggcagtttataccattttaaaaacattacaatacattcacaacagatttcacaacatattaagtgtgtgtcctcaggcctgtactctactaccacatatttacatcacaaaatccatgtgtgtatagcgtgtgtgttatcgtgtgtgtatgcaggtgtctgtgcctgtgtgtctcttcacagcctccactgttccataaggtgtatttttatctgtttttttaatctgattctactgcttgcatcagttacttgatgtggaatagagttccatgtattcATAGCTCTACGTAGTACTAGTCTATTCTGTGCTGCCCTGTTTGGAGCCAATTGAAATTTTCCCAAGTCTCTCATTGTGGCACCttaccacacgactgaacagtagtagTCCAGGTTTggcaaaactagggcctgtggaacctgccttgttgatagtgctgttaagaagaaATATcgcccaaaatgtaatttaaggtgctccaaagcttttaaCTGTCATTGTTTATATCATTTAatttttgtttcatagtatagtttcttctttttattcagtttagtcacatgatttctaaATTTTCAGTACGTAatgccataccttttgcctcatccctctcaaccatacaattttttaaattcctcatcaatccaatgGGATTCAACAGTAACACTTAGGGCATATAGTTATAACGTATTATTACTTGTTATAACCATGATAATGCTTTATACATTAACTTATAATATGTTACGCCTTTCAACTGGCTCAAAATGACAGATAATACGCGATTCATCCCTTCACTAACACATTATAAGCTGTTCATTCATACTTAATGACAAGGCTAATAAAGCATTACGACCCATTATCTGTACGGCCTAGAGTCAAGAGGTACAATACATTTATCTATTATCTAAATAGGTTGGATAAAAGCAATTAAATGACATTTCCCATTCATTACCTAAATGGTACTTTTCTTGATGCTTCAAGCGGGCAAACCTGGACTTGAAGTAGTCGTCGCAGAAGGCACATTTGAAGGGTCGGTCTTGCGTGTGTAGAATCATGTGCTCCTCCAGATGGGGTCTACGTGTGAAAGACTTGTGGCAGATCTGAACcaggaagagcagagagagaagatgattccagaatacactgactgtacttacagaatacactgactgtacttacagactacactgactgtacttacagaatacactgactgtacttacagactacactgactgtacttacagactacactgactgtacttgcagaatacactgactgtacttacagaatacactgactgtacttacagaatacactgactgtacttacagaatacactgagtgtacttacagaatacactgactgtacttacagaatacactgagtgtacttacagaatacactgactgtaCTTACAGAATACCTTGACTGTACTTAcagaatacactgagtgtacttacagaatacactgagtgtacttaCAGAATACCTTGACTGTacttacagaatacactgactgtacttacagaatacactgactgtacttacagaatacactgactgtacttacagaatacactgactgtacttgcagaatacactgactgtacttacagaatacactgagtgtacttacagaatacactgagtgtacttaCAGAATACCTTGACTGTACTTAcagaatacactgagtgtacttacagaatacactgagtgtacttacagaatacactgactgtacttgcagaatacactgactgtacttgcagaatacactgactgtacttacagaatacactgagtgtacttacagaatacactgagtgtacttacagaatacactgactgtaCTTACAGAATACCTTGACTGTacttacagaatacactgactgtacttacagaatacactgactgtaCTTACAGAATACCTTGACTGTacttacagaatacactgactgtacttacagaatacactgactgtacttacagaatacactgactgtacttacagaatacactgactgtaCTTGCAGAATAACTGACTGTacttacagaatacactgactgtacttgcagaatacactgactgtacttacagaatacactgactgtaCTTGCAGTGAATCATTCTGTGGACTATGTGTATCACTCTGTGGACTATGTGTATCATTCTGTGGACTATGTGTATCATTCTGTGGACTATGTGTATCATTCTGTGGACTATGTGTATCATTCTATGGAATATGTGTATCATTCTGTGGACTATGTATATCACTCTGTGGACCATGTGTATCATTCTGTGGACTATGTGTATCATTCTATGGACTATGTGTATCATTCTGTGGACTATGTGTATCATTCTATGGAATATGTGTATCATTCTGTGGACTATGTATACCACTCTGTGGACTATGTGTATCATTCTGTGGACTATGTGTATCATTCTGTGGACTATGTGTATCATTCTGTGGACTATGTGTATCATTCTATGGACTATGTGTATCATTCTGTGGAATATGTATTATGTAatgtgtacagatgtaggatcttaatatgAGCCAGTTCGCTACAGAAGGAaagtaatcctgcagcaacaggaaatgtgaattattatgtggattataattcatgggaCACACATtcttgtaggggttgatacattttgcTATACTATGGGAAAAATAAGTCTGACATTTCTATGTGGAAATTACAGACACCAGAAGtccttttaaacctcaaatacactacaggttttCAATTTCCTGCATTGCATCTATAGGTATATATTATAGAGTGGTCCTTGTGTGTAAATATtgcatcactcatctcatatgtatatactgtattctatactatgccactgtatcttagccctatgccgctctgacatacATGTGTATATATTGTTAATCCATTCCTTACTTTGATTTACGTGTATTTTGGGTAAATGTTGTGAAACTGTTAAGATACTacttgttaaatattactgcattgtcagagctagaaacacaagcatttccctacacccgcatataacatctgcttaacacgtgtatgtgacaaaattgatttgacttgatttgattttgactcAACTTCTGAAAGACATCTCATTTCATATGGCTATGCAATGACGTCACTTGAACTTGATGAGCTAATGGTTGTGCACCTACCATGTGGCTCAGTTGATAAGAGCACGGCGCTTGCAACaacagggttgtgggttcgattttcACGGGGGGGACAAGTATGAAAAATGTATGCAAGTGtatttggataagagcgtctgctaaatattAAAACCAAGCTTCTTAGGCTCAAAGTGTTGATATTGATCAGTGAGAGACAATCATATTATAAGGGCTCAATGTGAGTGATCCCTTCAAAATATGCTTGTAGTCTGAATCTTGGGTCTAGCGTTTTACTCCTTATCTCATTTTCTATACTGTGTCCGTTACAGGAAACATTTTCTTTTTTTTGGATTGTGTTTCATAAAATAAAACAAGTCAAAGCTTACATCACACTTCCATCCATCGTTCTTCTTCCTCCTCATGGCCAGGAACTCCTGAATGTGATCCGGGTGGAACCTGAAAGCACAGTGGTAACACATAGTTAGTACACCCTTGACTTCATTATTCATTCCTTTTCACTCCGTGGAGAGCAGAGGGCCTCCATATAAACACGCAGTACAACATGGACCTGTCTGGATCCCTTTGACACTGCACTACGCTGTGACACGTGTCCACAAGGTGGTAAAGCAAATGATTTGAACTTTAAGTACACTACATAGAACTAAGTGAGAAAAGACTGGTGGACTACAGTGTAATCCATTTATCTCAATAAACTCTATCCCTGAAGAGCAATGAAATAATCCCCATTATAGAACTGCTAATAACATCTAGATCAGGGCATATATTGATCAACTCAGATTACTACTAACCAGAAACCCCTTTAACCTGAAAGACTACAAACAAACTTTAAACTTGTCGAGCAATGGTTTCCTTgacccagattaagcctagtAATTGACTAAAACACACTtccaatggagaatctccattgattGATTGTtaatccaggactaggcttaatctgggtctgggaaaccagcccatAGTTTGGAAGGGCTGTTAATAAGGTTTAAATTCAACCACTAAATAAATATCCTCATCCTTTTTATTCATACGAACATGATTTTAATCATTTGAATTTAGAGTGATTATTTTCCTAAAAGATCAATTTTTAGGGATTTATAATCATCTAAATATATAACATGTATAAGAGTGTAATGTGAATATCAGGGTTGGGGGACAagtccatttcaattcagtcaattcggGATGTAAACTGTAATTCCTATTCCAATTCAAATGTTCCTCAAAGCTTCTCTATTAGAAAAAATTTGGAATTGGAATTtctgtttacttcctgaattggctgaattgaaatggaactgaccccaaccctggtgaaCAGAGAATGATGATGGGACAGGAACGAAGGCTCGCCTTCTGACGTGTTTGGCGAGGGTCTTTTTGCTGGCGTGGAGCTTGTTGCAGAAGGAGCACTTGTGGTCCTTCTTCTGGAAGGGGGCGTCACTGGCGTGCTTCTTCTTGTGTACAGTGAGGTTCGACTTGGTGGAGTAACACTGCAGACACACGTCACACTGGAAGGGCTTCTCTCCCGTGTGTACCCTGGTGTGACTCTCATACTTCCCTACGCAAAATACAGAGAAAAACATCAGAATATTATGAGTTATAATAAAGTATTCGGTGCATGTTATGGCTAGGCTCAAaagacagatacagtggggcacaACTGcagcacagatagaacaatgacacagatatttcactggatgtttaAATGTGAAGCATTGGCTTGGCATTTCCACTCattaccaaatatggtagtgagaggaagcccaatGGCGGGCAGTGGGAAAAGATGGAGTTTGGCCGACATTCTGCAAattttctcatcgatgaaacatttgatctcaatacagttttctgttcccaaaactagaatcgGTTATAGAGAGTGGacaattttttaattttatttaacgaggcaaatcagttaagattacagcctagaaacagtggattaactgccttgttcaggggtagaaccacagatttttaccatgtcacctttcagttactggcccaccgctctaaccactaggctacctgccagacTAAGAATAATTGACTTTACTCTTCGCAAAAGTAAAAATAATAACGACGTTTAGGACTGCAAGtgtgaattgagttattgcacaagcgcacttcacagagtaggtgttccctaacggaaatatacAGATGATGCTAGAatgcgccaataggatctcgctagctcgtgctttcctctgcccacctccttgcttgttctgcccactatgggggcagcaggtagcctagtggttagagtggaggtgaggtaggtagcctagtggttagagtggaggtgaggtaggtagcctagtggttagagtggaggtgaggtaggtagcctagtggttagagtggaggtgaggtaggtagcctagtggttagagtggaggtgaggtaggtagcctagtggttagagtggaggtgaggtaggtagcctagtggttagagcattgggccagtaaccgaaaggtttctggatcgaatccccaagctgtcgttctgcccctgaaaaaggtTAACCAAGTGTCAtcgtaaataagaagttgttcttaactgacctgcctagtttaaaaaaaatgctaatttgttcccattggaaacgaaAGGCTGTCTGTCTTGGTTTAGTTCTAAAAAATATTTGACCGCAGTCCTTCAGGGCTTCCATGTCTGCTCTTGAAAACTCCACTGAGTCACTTGATTGGCAGTCAAACCAATTAAGCCTACTACTTACTTCGTTGCTAAGAGAAGAGGACAAAAAACAGTGGCTGTTTAAATGTTGGTTATGTATTAATtattcaatatattattattgttTAATATCTTATTATTATGTTGAATGTTGGTTATTGTTTTATTATTATGTTGTCATGTATGTTCTTAATCTGTTGTTGTGTAATATCAGCTCAGAAACAACTGCCTACATAGATACTATGTAATCAGTGCAATGCATTTAAATAAACTCTTTAAGGAGAGTACCTACCTGTGCGGTCAAAGGTCTTGTCACACTTGGGGCACTTGAGCGTCTTCTTGCTTACGCTCTGGATGATGACAGGAGCCAGTCCCTCTGGGTACACTGCTCCATAGTTAGAACCATTGGCAGCCTGACTATATACCTCCACCTCATTGACTGTGTGGTGTTCTGTTGTCTCCACCTCTGaactctcaccgctctctcttgctctccgtACTAACGCACTTTGACGTtcctccaccatctcctcctcctccctctcctcttctgcctCCTCACCCTCGGTTGGGGTGAGTGCATCTCCTGTGTCGGATATGTGCTTTGGTTTTCtcccatcttcttcttcttcctcgtCGTCTTCCTCTGTGGTGGTTGGGTCTCGACTAGCAGGGTCTTGAAGTAGCGTCCCCTCTGTTGCGCCGGAGCTGTCCGCGTCCCCTCTCTCCAATTTAGCGGGAACTCTCCTCCTGCGGGCAGACCTCCGGGTCGTGGTTACCATGGTAGTAACCTCTTGATTGCCCACCTTTTCTCTGGCGTCTACTTCGGTGTTGCTACTGTGGTTCCTGTTTAAATGGTTCTCCAGAGACTTCTTGTAGCAAAACGTGCGGCTGCAGAACGAACAATGGTGGGCACCAGAATGGACTGGGCTTTGGACCCCGACACAGTCCGATGGAAGGTCAGAAGCTATAGAGGTCTTCTCTGAGCTTGGTTCCCCCACGGACTTAACCTCCACTCGGGCAAGCGCTGGCCGGCCATCCCCCTCTCCTGCCAGGAGCTTCACTACATCCAACATGTCCAGGAAGCCGGCCGCTTCAGTCAGGGCAGGGACCTCGCTCTCAGGAATGACGCACTCGGCCGTGTAAAGGAGGTGCAGTAAGTGTTGGAACACAGAATCCTCCACGTGGTCGAGAATCACGTGATCGGCGGTTGGGTTTTTGGTCAGCTCGGCGTGGAAGTAGCTGCTACCGTGTGCTAACATGGCTTTGTGGGCCCTGTAGCGCTTCCCGCCCACACTGACGGAGACGTCGCAGAACCTCTGCTTCGTTCGGTCCTCGTTTAGAAACTTGAGGAGGTTGTCGCCATGCTGCATCATGGTCAGGTGCCTCTTTTGTGATGGAGGAACTGTCTCTGAGTCAGTCATGGTATTGTTGTCCAGTGAGTCAATTTGCCCACTGGCACTAGCACGGACCTTTCCTCTTCTCTTTGGGGGTTGAGGTTGGTTGGGTTTTCTCGTCATCATTATGTTAAATGGGGAACCATTCAAAGAGTTCTGAAAAAAAGACATAATTTCAAGAAACAGCCTATGTCAGTAGAAAGTTATGTTGTACATGTTATTACACAGCCTGTAAGGCAAGGTGAGAGGTAAAGACAGATGTAGCTTATAGATGCAGTTGATTATACGTGTATAcgttactgttatagccagcCTTTGATATTTTGGCTAATGTTTTGTGAAAGCCAATGTATGCAGTGACATGGGTGTATCAACAACTCAACCGCTGACAACGTTGTTATATTGCAAATTCGAGCCAACGTAGCATGCAGCCAACTCAATTCAGTTTTGATGTGCATCAGCAGTTGGCTTACAATGTTGCAGTCTCAAATTCGCTATCCACCTCAAGGACCCCTATGTTATGGTCTGTACAACAGCCCCCCCAACCCCACACCCCCCGAAGAGGAGAACGTTGACAAACGACCCTTACTGCCCCTTTGGGAAAGCATTCGTGCGAGTGAAATAATGTTCAAACCTACCTTAGAAGTGTAAGCACgctaagaaaaaaaacgaaatacATGTGTACATCTCTACTCGGAGATAAATAGAAAAATGACAATTTCCTGAATATCGCAAAACGCCCCACCTTCACATTCTTGGGGAAACGTCGCAAACAAACAACGCGCTCGTTCATTGGCTGTTTCAGCTTTTGTCCTCGAGCCCTTTGTGTAACAGTAATCAGAGAGAAATGTCACACAAAAAGCCGTCAGAAACCCTTTGATATTTCTCTCATATTTATGCAGGTACGTGTAAATTGTTTTAAACGGTAACAGCCGTTGTGTGCTTTGTGTTCCTTGATAAAAGGTGAAGAATGTGCTGAACTGTAACACATGATTCGCCTATGCGAATTTATAGTCTATGTGGCATTGTGGGTATTGTAGTGAAATACGACCTAGGGAACCTGTATAGAGAGTTGTAGGATGAAAGGACTGTGAACGCCTTCATCTATCAGTCTCACAGTCATAACCCACTTAAAAATGAATAGAGGAGAATAATAAAACATATTGATTAGGAAAATGAATGATTGGGAACCCATGATAATAATCAAACCGTTCCTCAAACTGGTCTTCAACAGTATAGACTTCTTTAGTGTTCTGCTCTTATTCACCCTTGTTTCAATGACCTACTTGCAATTTGGATTATGACATGTTATTTACATACATTAGACAAcgtcataatgtaataataataaacataATGTCATAATGTCAGCGTCAACACTGATCAATTAATCAGCATCAACAAGTATGGCATGTAAAATCAATACCTCTGTGAGATTTACTGACATCATGCAAATGAACTCCCCATGTACAGTATGCTATTGTGGAAAAATGACCCCAGCCATTATCACCTTAACTGCACTAGCTTCATTCACTTCCGTCAATCTACAGAAATAACATTACCTACTAGCTATACAATTGTAATGTTATAGCTGAAAAGGGGGAAATATGAGAAATGATTCACACTGACTCATAGAATCAGTGACGAAATGAACATTTAGAACTGTATTTGTACTGGCCTTGGTTAAAGCTAAACATAAGATAATTAATCCGTAGGTTATTTTCAATGTGTTGCCACATTTAATAACATAAATGCCAAGTAACAAACAACATGCGATTGTACACTAAATAGCCATGTTCCTAACTGCTGTCACGCTCTAACTAGCACATGCGCCAAAGGAGACAGTATAAATTAAACCATTCATCACATCACATTCCCCAAATATTTATCTACAGTATGTTTACATTCAAACCCTGTCTACTGTTATTAGATAATGTTGCGATCAAGATGACCATTTAAAATCACAGGTGAACCTTTCGAGTTTGAATAACCCATAAAGTACCTTCTGATCTTCTCAAAACAATTTTTATTATTGATTTtttcatttaaccttttttttaactaaagcaagttagttaagaacaaattcttatttacaatgacgacctaccaaaatgcaaaaggcctcctgccgggaaggggctgggataaaaaaacattttttggggggacaaaatacacaCCATGACCGACAAGAAAGAcagcacaacactacataaagagagacctaagacaacaacatagcatggcagtaacacatgacaacacaacataacaacaacatggtaacaacacatttacattacatttacatttaagtcatttagcagacgctcttatccagagcgacttacaaattggtgcatacaccttatgacatccagtggaacagccacttacaatagcagcacaacatggtagcagcaaaaaccatggtacaaacattattgggcacagacaacaacacaaagggcaagaaAGTAGAGTCaataatacatcacacaaagcagccacaactgtcagtaagagtgtccatgattgagtctttgaatgaagagacaaaactgtccagtttgagtgtttgttgcagctcgttccagtcactagctgcagtgaactgaaaaaaagagcgacccagggatgtgtgtgctttggggacctttaacagaatgtgactggcagaacgggtgttgtatgtggaggataagggctgcagtagatatctcatataggggggagtgaggcctaaaagggttttataaataagcatcaaccagtgggtatTGCGAcgtgtatacagagatgaccagtacCTGTAACGTAATCTTAAATGTAATAACTGCTCTGTGTATGGCTAATCAACAAGTAAGCCCATAAACAGAAAAAACAACATTCAATGTCTCTTCTAACCATCTCCTTTAATTTTTTTCTGAAAACACatgcactaccgttcaaaagttggggtcccatagaaatgtccttgtttttgaaagaaaggcacATTTTctatccattaaaataacatcaaatttatcaaaaatacagtgtagacattgttaatgttta is part of the Oncorhynchus keta strain PuntledgeMale-10-30-2019 chromosome 15, Oket_V2, whole genome shotgun sequence genome and encodes:
- the zbtb41 gene encoding zinc finger and BTB domain-containing protein 41 — its product is MMTRKPNQPQPPKRRGKVRASASGQIDSLDNNTMTDSETVPPSQKRHLTMMQHGDNLLKFLNEDRTKQRFCDVSVSVGGKRYRAHKAMLAHGSSYFHAELTKNPTADHVILDHVEDSVFQHLLHLLYTAECVIPESEVPALTEAAGFLDMLDVVKLLAGEGDGRPALARVEVKSVGEPSSEKTSIASDLPSDCVGVQSPVHSGAHHCSFCSRTFCYKKSLENHLNRNHSSNTEVDAREKVGNQEVTTMVTTTRRSARRRRVPAKLERGDADSSGATEGTLLQDPASRDPTTTEEDDEEEEEDGRKPKHISDTGDALTPTEGEEAEEEREEEEMVEERQSALVRRARESGESSEVETTEHHTVNEVEVYSQAANGSNYGAVYPEGLAPVIIQSVSKKTLKCPKCDKTFDRTGKYESHTRVHTGEKPFQCDVCLQCYSTKSNLTVHKKKHASDAPFQKKDHKCSFCNKLHASKKTLAKHVRRFHPDHIQEFLAMRRKKNDGWKCDICHKSFTRRPHLEEHMILHTQDRPFKCAFCDDYFKSRFARLKHQEKYHLGPFPCDICGRQFNDTGNRKRHIECTHGGKRKWTCLICGKSVRERTTLREHLRIHSGEKPHLCSICGQSFRHGSSYRLHLRVHHDDKRYECDECGKTFIRHDHLTKHQKIHSGEKAHQCEECGKCFRRHDHLTVHYKSVHLGEKVWQKYKTAVHQCEVCKKEFKGKSSLEMHFRTHSGEKPYRCPVCQQTFRIKKTLTKHMVIHSDARPFNCPHCSATFKRKDKLKYHMDHVHGAKSTEQQQHHQQQHRQQPPVVLTEDKMVTLPYNTHGPSKVYRAEPKTVLQNVPSDVCVPVTLVPVQMPRVVSGVQGDLRGHVTCPPQGQGQQQTAGGYQTATELAFLEKYTLTPQPANIVHPVQPDQMLDPRDQSYLGTLLGLDSATPVQNISNSDHVAH